tttcctttcctttcctttcctttcctttcctttccttttttttgtgTTGCTTGCTCTTCATCTTTTCTTTTCCTGACCACAAGGTGTACACGAAGGATGTGCACACAACTAATGCACACTGCCCATGGAATTTAACAGTTCACTCACCATGTATAACTGGTTGACTGGccaaagatatagatatagataatctgaaggggccacggtggtgcaatgggttaaacccttgtactgctgaactgttgacctgaagatgggcagtttgaatccatgggacactgtgagctcccactgttagtcttacctcctgccaacctaccagttcgaaaacatgcaaatgtgagtagataaataggtactactttggTGGGAAAAAGGTAAAAAGACggtccaagcagtcatgccaaccacatgattaggaggtgtctatggacaacacaggctcctcagcttggaaaaggagaagagcacctccccagtgccagagatgagcactgcttccagagctggaaatgaaaggagaagcctttgcctttgtctgtgtatttgtgtttcactgtatttcattgtaacaaggcttgaatgtttgcctatgtttgtttatatgctgttatttatgttatactttgtgtttattttgttttatcttatttatttattttattgtattttatttgatgtattatattaagattttatgttgtattcttttgctttgttgtaatagttaggcttggcctcatgttagccactccaagtccccttaTGGAGAAGgaggtggggtgtaaataaagttttattgttattattagtaatcAGCTCTGAGTCaccttggggagaagggcagaatataaatgaagtattatcatcatcatcccataTGGTCTGGAAAGGTGGGACTAGTTCTTTCTCTAATGAtgccccatagaatcatagaagggatcccaagggccatccatctaACCCTATTCCCAGCCAGTGTGGCAATGCATAGCTATAGCAACCTTGGTGTCATCCAACCTCTTTTTAAAAGGCCATTACATTCTAGGATGATCTGTTACCTTGTTGGACAGCTCATAACATCAGTAATTTCTTCCCAATGCCTAATCAGAATCCTTTCCTTAGCATTTCATTACTTGGTTCAGGTTATATTTTCTGGAGAAGTACAAACAAGGGACCTCATTCCACGAGTGGAGGATAGCAGGGGGATCATCTTCTTTACTCACCACCATCATGCTGTGATAACATCCTGTGGAGAAATGGAGCCCCTGACTGTATGGAAATATATACTCTATGAAATGGCACAGATTAGAACTTTCTCAtatagttccccccccccccctttgagggTGAAGTTATGAACTAAAGTGTATAGAAGGTTAAGAACCTACATTTTGCAAACTTTCATCTCATAACTTCTAATACCATGATTCCTTTTTCATTAACTGCCCTACAGTTTCGTTTGATGACCAACATTGACCTCTTCTTATCATGGCTGTGAACGTCAGGAGGATCCACTGATGAGCAAATATTGAATCATGTACCCAGAAGCAAGGAAGGTCTCCAAATTGCAACAAAAATATTATCTACCTTTTGCCTTCATACCAAGCAATTTACTCAAGGGTTAATCACACACCACATTCCCCCTCTCTGACTTTGTGCAGAGTTCTTGTCATTCTTTGTTGTCAGACTTCTCTTCTCACTCAATTATCTTTGAATGTTAATGGCTAAATATTGTCACAGAACGTGCAAAGCTGTGGCCAGGAAGTGGGTGCAATATAGCCTTCCTCACAAACACAGCGGGCACTTGGCACATTTAACTACTAGAATTCTAAGGTGTGCAAGATCAAAAGACTAAAAGTTACTCCTGTGATACAATATaaggtcaaggtaaaggtttccccctgacattaaatccagtcatgtctgactctggaagttggtgctcatctccatttctaagccgaagagccggcattgtccgtagacaccgccaaggtcatgtgaccagcatgactgcatggagcgccgttaccttccctctggagtggttttatttatttatttatttatttatttatttactatacttgtataccgcctttctcagccttattggcgactcaaggcagtttctatttgcatgttttcgaactgctaggttggcagaaactgtggctaatagtgggagctcatgctgttccccggattcaaacttgtgaccttttcagttaggaagttcagcagctcagcgcttttacccactgcaccactgggggcgaTATAATATACACAAAGCTATACACATTGTTGGGAAATGGGGTAAATCTATCAGAAATACAGGGTTactcaaaatgaataggccaataagaaaattaattgcattattattggcctattcattttgactaaccctgtactgtaATCAAAACTATGGCTACGAAGCAGCAATACTTTTACTTTTTTTGGTTAGCTTAACCATCAAATCCTCCTTTAACTTTCAAACCcatgattacttacttacttaggcgatccctcatagtccgaggatgatggtcctccaagttcggtgtcctgggggtgggttcgtaggtggctgtggagccccattcttgacctgcatcttctcccacagtgagggcattggtttccaggtgggaggcggttttggttgaggttggcttgacacgccttcctcttggcacgtttctctctttcaccctccattagtgcctcttcaaattctgcagtactgctggtcacggcTGATCTCCTGccgcattcaagggccagggcttcccagttctcagtgtctataccagagtttttaaggttggctttgagcccatctttaaatctcttttcctgccaccaacattccattttccagtcttgagttcggagtagagcaactggttTGGGACATGGTGACTggacatccagacaacgtggccggtccagcggagttgatggcggaggaccattgctttgatgctggtggtctttgcttctttcagcatgctgacgtttgtccgcctgacttccaagagatttgcaggattttccggaggcagccctgatggaatcgttccaggagttgcatgtgacgcctgtagacagtccacgtttcgcaggcatatagtagggttgggaggacaatagctttatagacaagcaccttggtatccctacggatgtcccggtcctcaaacactctgcttcattcggaaaaatgctgcactcacagagctcaggcggtgttgtatttcggtgtcgatgttgactttggtggagaggtggctgccaaggtagcggaaatgatcaaaatTTTCTAAGGAAACTTCTTTACTGACTAACCTACAATCTGCAGCAGCCATGCAGGAGATATTACTTCTAATTCCATCCCCCCTCAACCTCCTATTCCCAACTATTGATAGCTGAAACCCATAAGTAGTTCCCAGAGTATGACTCACTTGAGATAACCACTTATTAATAGCAAGCTATGCACCCAGTGTTGTCTGGGTATGCATTTTATAATGCTAATTATTAAAAATACTCATTATAATGTTATGATTGCTAAGCTTACAAGTTTGAATGTATTTTTCAGGTTTTCTTACTATttagtaatggtaaaggtttgcccttgacattaagtctaattgtgtccgactctgggggggggggggtgctcatctccatttctaagccgaagagtcagtgttgtccgtagatgtctcctaggtcatgtggccggcatgattgcatggagcgccattaccttcccgccggagcagtatctattgatctactcacacttgcatgtttttgaactgctagattggcagaagctgggcctaacagttccccggattcaaactgctgaccttacagtcagcaagtttagccaGTGatttaaccagctgtgccactgTGGGTTTCTTTCTTATTATTTACATTAACTATTTGCATGTAAATTAGCAAAACTATGTTTTCACTCTAATGTGAtttcataataaataaaaacattgcataacaagtttaattaattgatattaattgaaaaattaTACTATGGTTTATTTGCACAATAGTTGTTTAATTAATTATATCTTTACTTGAAAAGTGAGACACTGAAGTGCAGCATTTAAATGTTGGCCTCTTACTATTGCCAAGTTAACTGGAGCCCCCGGcagcgcaatgagttaaacctttgtgctggctgaactgctgaccgaaaagtcggcggttcaaatccagggagtgggatgagctcccatctgtcagctccagcttcccatgttgggacatgagagaagcctcccacaggatggtaaaacatccaggcattccctgggcaatgtccttgcagacaaccaattgtccgtagacacctccaaggtcatgtggccagcatgactgcatgcagcgctgttatcttcctgcaaaAACAgttcctgttgatctactcacatttgcatgctttcaaactgctaggttggtagaagctggacctaacagcgggagctatcCCCACACCCTGGATTCTatccaccaacctttcagtcagcagcagctcagcggtttaacccgttgcaccatcAGAGGGCCCTGTGTAGAGATGCCGAAATCTTACATCCCAAATGTAGTTATGGAAGCaataggttaaatccttgtgccagctgaacttgatgaccaaaaggtcagtggcttgaatccgaggagaggggtgagctcctgtctgtcagctccagcttcccttgttGGGATatgaagcttcccacaggatggtaaaacatatgggcgtctcctgggcaatgtcctttgagacagccaactctctcactccagaagcgacttgcagtttttcaagttactcctgacatgggaaataAAATTGCagagttgtgcaggcctggtgtagacccatgtagttcaatgcagttaaactgcataatACAGAAGTAATAGCTTAGTTGTGTTAATGCTACTGCTGGTTCTTATCAGTTGTTAATTTTATCACAGTTACGTTTCATAATCTAAAAAATTACTGTGCCTTGTATATTGTGAAATTGTTAGTTGGGTTGTAGAGATGGGTGAGGGTAGTCCGGAAAACAGGGGGTTATACATATTTTGAAATAACTAAATGAACAATTCCGTGGGTTTAAAACATTGTATTCAAAGAGGTTGTTTAGATGAGACTTTGCATAATTGAATGCATGAGAGGCATCAAGTGAGAGCATGGCACTAAAATAGCAACCTAAGTTCAACATGTGATTGCTCATTTTACCTTCCCAAGCAGGCTTCACCCCTTTCCACGGGACAGCAGCTGCAGCTAAAAATAGAGCATGACTGGGCAGAGGAAGGAAAACTCTGAATACATCCTGAAGACCAGAAAGAGTTCGGAGGCAGCCATGCACTCCTTGCGGTTCAGGAGTGCCGAGGTCTTGGTGACGAATGCACAGGTTGTCAAAGAGAACCTGGGCAGCCTTGCACACAaccttttccctctcctttttaaAGCAAGTTACTTGCAGGAGCAGGGCGAAGTGATTCATGACCTGGTGCAAAACTGGCCGCTGCCCGAACTTAATCTTGGGAGGCTGTTGGGGAAGACGACAGACCACCAGGAAGACATCACCAACAGAGCCTGCTCAGTGTGCCTGGCTAGCTGTCTAACTGGCCTGAGAGACTATGTGTTGAATTGTTCATCTCCGTACGCAAAGAGACTCAAAAGGGTAGACTTAACAGGCATACAAGATGTTGAAGTTCAGCTTTGCAGCTGTAGGAAGACAATGGGACGATGGGCCAGGACAGAGCTCCTCTCCAAAATCTGCTACGACTTGCTTGTTGACATGGGCAGGCTGTCGCTCGGTCCAGAGGTGTTTGAGATTTCCGTTGATGTTTTCATGGACATCTTTGTTACAGAGCGAAGCTATGACCTGGTGGTCCAGACCTTGCTCATGAGATGCCACTGCCCCCTAAAAATCCGTTGCACAGCAGTCAGAGTGGACAACCTCGCTCTCAGGAAGCTCTTCTACCTTGTAAAGCTCACAGAGCCCTCTTCGCTCGGCAGGTTTGAAGTCATCCACAATGTTCGGATGGAAATGGAACATTTCCTGGTGCTGCTGAACAATGTCCAATTTCCTCAGTTGACTTCTCTAACGCTCCCAGCAAGGACCTTTGATGTGAGAAAGTTCACAACGGAGGATGAAGCCATTCTGGCAAGAGTCGGAGATAAGCTGAGCCAGATGACTCGGCTGACTGAGCTGAGCCTCGCATTTTCCACCCTCACAGGAAGGATTCGTAAACTGCTCAGGTAATACCTTCTAGGATTAGGTAGTCCTTTCTGGTGAAGTAAATTGCCATCTACCAGGAAAATGGGAGGTCATACATGAGGAACAGTCGCTGATGTTGGGAAGAAGCCAGAGATAACAGAACAATATATccttatacgagggttgaatgaaaagtaatgcctccacctttgtaactcttcaacagatggcagcactggtatgcgacaggtactgggtTGTAcagaagactctcctctacagtttccttttggcaggaagccttagcattaaatggttgtgttgttaaagtgcaaagtatggaaccctgcgcagtcagtcggtcaatgcaactttagcaacatgcagtcattgaattcttgacagcagaaggtgtcactccaaaggagattcatcagagaat
This genomic interval from Anolis sagrei isolate rAnoSag1 chromosome 2, rAnoSag1.mat, whole genome shotgun sequence contains the following:
- the LRRC14B gene encoding leucine-rich repeat-containing protein 14B — encoded protein: MHSLRFRSAEVLVTNAQVVKENLGSLAHNLFPLLFKASYLQEQGEVIHDLVQNWPLPELNLGRLLGKTTDHQEDITNRACSVCLASCLTGLRDYVLNCSSPYAKRLKRVDLTGIQDVEVQLCSCRKTMGRWARTELLSKICYDLLVDMGRLSLGPEVFEISVDVFMDIFVTERSYDLVVQTLLMRCHCPLKIRCTAVRVDNLALRKLFYLVKLTEPSSLGRFEVIHNVRMEMEHFLVLLNNVQFPQLTSLTLPARTFDVRKFTTEDEAILARVGDKLSQMTRLTELSLAFSTLTGRIRKLLSPLKSPLKMLDVSNCSLNHVDMAYLANSLHSNHLEALDISGHDVADLYPSTFFKLLNHSSHTLKSLTLEECNIQDTHLNMLILGLVPCRKLEEFKFLGNPLSSRALKCLFNIFTDFPRLKYIEFPVPKDCYASDISYPISEADLSKFDHQKYESIAEDLNMILLQAKRDDIKASTPVFGAYDAALQETGNELGAALLQSFRKTIQSFSMALQKMS